A genome region from Streptomyces sp. NBC_01296 includes the following:
- a CDS encoding PP2C family protein-serine/threonine phosphatase encodes MRRRREEPGWLHGKPPPRWARLAPPVALVALVFAQSATPGDIELGYFLAGLPPVAAFAYGAAGTAVFAGIVLLLLGVSSLGVGHAQGADLATVAVVALLSVVIAWVRRRRDAQLVSVRTVAEAAQLAVLPPVPERVGPVRCAGLYRAAQRGTLVGGDLYDVRVGPYGVRALVGDVQGHGLAAVGTVAALLGAFREGVLDDPELAGVAARLDRRLLADTAGAAGSVGSAGSAGSAGSVGSAGSVGSAGSVGSVGSADAAVEHPELFATALLLEFPPGLDLVRIVSCGHPPALLLRASTVSEVAVEPGPPLGLGLAGADLAVVADVPLLPGDRLLAHTDGVTEARDAAGDFYPLATRIPALAKDPAELVEAVWQDLVAFTDGGPRDDVALLVLSLPEAAGVPG; translated from the coding sequence GTGAGACGCCGACGCGAGGAGCCTGGCTGGCTGCACGGGAAGCCGCCACCACGCTGGGCGCGGCTCGCGCCTCCCGTGGCGCTGGTGGCGCTGGTGTTCGCCCAGAGCGCCACCCCGGGCGACATCGAGCTGGGCTACTTCCTGGCCGGCCTGCCCCCGGTCGCGGCCTTCGCGTACGGGGCGGCCGGCACCGCCGTCTTCGCCGGGATCGTGCTGCTGCTGCTCGGCGTCTCGTCGCTCGGGGTCGGGCACGCCCAGGGCGCGGACCTGGCCACGGTGGCCGTGGTCGCCCTGCTCAGCGTGGTGATCGCCTGGGTCCGGCGGCGCCGCGACGCGCAGCTGGTCAGCGTGCGGACCGTCGCGGAGGCGGCGCAGCTGGCGGTGCTGCCGCCGGTGCCGGAACGGGTCGGTCCGGTGCGGTGCGCCGGGCTGTACCGGGCCGCGCAGCGCGGCACGCTGGTCGGCGGCGACCTGTACGACGTACGGGTCGGGCCGTACGGGGTGCGGGCGCTGGTCGGGGACGTGCAGGGGCACGGCCTGGCGGCGGTCGGCACGGTGGCGGCGCTGCTCGGCGCCTTCCGGGAGGGGGTACTGGACGATCCGGAGCTCGCGGGCGTGGCCGCCCGGCTGGACCGCAGGCTGCTGGCGGACACGGCGGGTGCGGCGGGCTCGGTCGGATCGGCGGGCTCGGCTGGCTCAGCGGGCTCGGTCGGCTCAGCGGGGTCGGTCGGCTCAGCGGGCTCGGTCGGATCGGTCGGCTCGGCCGATGCCGCCGTCGAGCATCCGGAGCTGTTCGCGACGGCGCTGCTGCTGGAGTTCCCGCCCGGGCTGGACCTCGTACGGATCGTCTCGTGCGGGCATCCGCCGGCGCTGCTGCTGCGGGCGTCCACGGTGTCGGAGGTGGCCGTGGAACCTGGCCCTCCGCTGGGGCTCGGGCTCGCCGGAGCGGACCTCGCGGTGGTGGCCGACGTACCGCTGCTGCCGGGCGACCGGCTGCTCGCCCACACGGACGGGGTGACGGAGGCCCGGGACGCGGCGGGCGACTTCTACCCGCTGGCCACCCGGATCCCGGCCCTGGCCAAGGACCCGGCCGAGCTGGTGGAGGCGGTGTGGCAGGACCTGGTGGCGTTCACCGACGGCGGCCCGCGCGACGACGTGGCCCTGCTGGTGCTGTCCCTCCCGGAGGCGGCGGGCGTCCCCGGATGA
- the lipB gene encoding lipoyl(octanoyl) transferase LipB, translated as MAELGFVRLGFGPDYVEYTQAWEEQRRVHAARFADEIGDTCLLLEHEPVYTAGRRTADNERPLDGTPVVDVDRGGKITWHGPGQLVGYPIMKLPRPVDVVAHVRRLEEALIRTAAEFGLETTRVEGRSGVWVLGDPIEERPKIGGLSLDFDPRLTDDEFDPRLNGPEYAPSNAGQRREDRKLAAIGIRVAKGVTMHGFAINVNPDSTWFDRIIPCGIRDAGVTSLSYELGREITIAEVLPVVERHLKDVLEQAELRPREIEPAVG; from the coding sequence GTGGCTGAGCTTGGGTTTGTCCGTCTGGGCTTCGGACCCGATTACGTCGAGTACACCCAGGCCTGGGAGGAGCAGCGGCGGGTTCACGCCGCGCGCTTCGCGGACGAGATCGGCGACACCTGCCTCCTGCTGGAGCACGAGCCCGTCTACACCGCCGGCCGGCGCACCGCCGACAACGAGCGGCCGCTGGACGGCACCCCCGTCGTGGACGTGGACCGCGGTGGCAAGATCACCTGGCACGGCCCGGGCCAGCTGGTCGGCTACCCGATCATGAAGCTGCCCCGCCCGGTCGACGTCGTCGCGCACGTGCGCCGCCTGGAAGAGGCGCTGATCCGCACCGCCGCCGAGTTCGGCCTGGAGACCACCCGGGTCGAGGGCCGCTCCGGCGTGTGGGTGCTCGGCGACCCGATCGAGGAGCGTCCGAAGATCGGCGGCCTCTCCCTCGACTTCGACCCGCGGCTGACGGACGACGAGTTCGACCCGCGCCTGAACGGCCCCGAGTACGCCCCCTCCAACGCCGGCCAGCGCCGCGAGGACCGCAAGCTCGCCGCGATCGGCATCCGCGTCGCCAAGGGCGTCACGATGCACGGCTTCGCGATCAACGTGAACCCGGACAGCACGTGGTTCGACCGGATCATCCCGTGCGGGATCCGCGACGCCGGTGTGACCTCGCTCTCGTACGAACTGGGCCGGGAGATCACCATCGCCGAGGTGCTGCCGGTCGTCGAACGCCACCTGAAGGACGTACTGGAGCAGGCCGAGCTGCGGCCCCGGGAGATCGAGCCGGCCGTCGGCTGA
- a CDS encoding VIT1/CCC1 transporter family protein → MTDTDGVGQSAAISTRLNWLRAGVLGANDGIISTAGLVVGVAGATTSRASILAAGVAGLLAGSLSMAAGEYVSVSSQRDSERAALETERQELAQEPEAELAELTELLEARGLSRRLAREAAEQLTERDALKAHARVELGIDPDELVNPWHAAFASLVAFTVGALLPLLAIVLPGPSERVPVTVAAVLVTLTLCGVISARLGGAPPVRAVLRNVAGGALAMTITYAVGTWLGTT, encoded by the coding sequence GTGACGGACACGGACGGGGTGGGGCAGAGCGCGGCGATCAGCACGCGGCTGAACTGGCTGCGGGCGGGGGTGCTCGGCGCGAACGACGGGATCATCTCCACGGCCGGCCTGGTGGTGGGCGTGGCCGGGGCCACCACCTCACGGGCGTCGATCCTGGCGGCGGGGGTGGCCGGACTGCTGGCGGGGTCGCTGTCGATGGCGGCGGGGGAGTACGTCTCGGTGAGCTCCCAGCGGGACTCGGAGCGGGCCGCGCTGGAGACGGAGCGGCAGGAGCTGGCGCAGGAGCCGGAGGCCGAGCTGGCGGAACTGACGGAGCTGCTGGAGGCCAGGGGACTGAGCCGGAGACTGGCGAGGGAGGCGGCGGAGCAGCTGACGGAGCGGGACGCGCTGAAGGCGCACGCCAGGGTGGAGCTCGGGATCGATCCCGACGAGCTGGTCAACCCCTGGCACGCGGCGTTCGCGAGCCTGGTCGCGTTCACCGTGGGGGCGCTGCTTCCGCTGCTGGCGATCGTGCTGCCGGGGCCGTCGGAGCGGGTGCCGGTGACGGTGGCGGCGGTTCTCGTGACGCTGACGCTGTGCGGGGTGATCAGCGCCCGCCTCGGCGGCGCACCTCCCGTCCGGGCGGTCCTGCGCAACGTCGCCGGCGGCGCCCTGGCGATGACGATCACCTACGCGGTGGGCACCTGGCTCGGCACCACCTGA
- a CDS encoding Gfo/Idh/MocA family protein, which produces MTSAAAPTVSPRLPARPRVGLLGTGPWAHRTHAPALAAHAGCESARSEFAGVWGRRPDAAAELADAYGVKVYEDPDALFADCDVVAFALPPDVQAPLAVRAAAAGCQLLLDKPVATTVEDARAVADAVARHGVASVVFLTLRFAEPAAGWVAEQEGRSGWFTASAHWLGAVFPPDGTPSAYAASPWRKAKGGLWDVGPHALSVLIPVLGDVTSVTATRGPSDVVQLALRHASGAASTAVLSLGAPTAAAGVGLELRGAEGVFSLPNWTDVPGAYGRALDALLTAARTGVADPRDAEFAARLTEILAEAEAQLPG; this is translated from the coding sequence TTGACCTCGGCCGCCGCCCCCACGGTCTCCCCCCGCCTGCCGGCCCGCCCCCGGGTCGGCCTGCTGGGTACCGGCCCCTGGGCCCACCGCACCCATGCCCCCGCCCTTGCCGCGCACGCCGGCTGCGAATCCGCCCGCTCCGAGTTCGCCGGAGTGTGGGGCCGCCGCCCCGACGCCGCCGCCGAGCTGGCCGACGCGTACGGCGTGAAGGTGTACGAAGACCCCGACGCGCTGTTCGCCGACTGTGACGTCGTGGCCTTCGCCCTGCCGCCCGACGTACAGGCCCCGCTCGCCGTGCGCGCCGCCGCGGCGGGCTGCCAGCTGCTGCTCGACAAGCCCGTCGCCACCACCGTCGAGGACGCCCGGGCCGTGGCCGACGCCGTCGCCCGGCACGGCGTCGCCTCCGTCGTCTTCCTCACCCTGCGCTTCGCCGAGCCCGCGGCCGGCTGGGTCGCCGAGCAAGAGGGCCGCTCCGGCTGGTTCACGGCGAGCGCGCACTGGCTCGGCGCGGTCTTCCCGCCCGACGGCACGCCCAGCGCGTACGCCGCCTCGCCCTGGCGCAAGGCCAAGGGCGGGCTCTGGGACGTCGGCCCGCACGCCCTGTCCGTCCTGATCCCGGTCCTGGGCGACGTCACGTCCGTCACCGCCACCCGCGGGCCCTCCGACGTGGTCCAGCTCGCCCTGCGCCATGCCTCGGGCGCCGCCAGCACCGCCGTGCTCAGCCTCGGCGCGCCGACCGCGGCGGCGGGGGTGGGGCTGGAGCTGCGCGGGGCCGAGGGCGTGTTCTCGCTGCCCAACTGGACCGACGTACCCGGCGCGTACGGCCGCGCCCTGGACGCACTGCTCACCGCGGCCCGGACGGGTGTCGCGGACCCGCGCGACGCGGAGTTCGCGGCCCGGCTGACGGAGATCCTGGCGGAGGCGGAGGCGCAGCTGCCGGGCTGA
- the lipA gene encoding lipoyl synthase has translation MSAVAPDGRKMLRLEVRNAQTPIERKPEWIKTRAKMGPEYTKMQALVKGEGLHTVCQEAGCPNIYECWEDREATFLIGGDQCTRRCDFCQIDTGKPEALDRDEPRRVGESVVTMDLNYATITGVARDDLADGGAWLYAETVRQIHEQTAGRATGHTKVELLAPDFNAVPELLEEVFASRPEVFAHNVETVPRIFKRIRPGFRYERSLDVIRQARAYGLVTKSNLILGMGEEREEVSQALKELHEAGCELITITQYLRPSPRHHPVERWVKPAEFVELAQEAEEIGFSGVMSGPLVRSSYRAGRLYQQAMEKRSQV, from the coding sequence GTGTCCGCAGTCGCACCCGACGGACGCAAGATGCTGCGCCTCGAGGTCCGTAACGCCCAGACCCCCATCGAGCGCAAGCCCGAGTGGATCAAGACCCGGGCGAAGATGGGTCCGGAGTACACGAAGATGCAGGCCCTGGTGAAGGGCGAAGGACTGCACACCGTGTGCCAGGAGGCCGGTTGCCCCAACATCTACGAATGCTGGGAGGACCGCGAGGCCACCTTCCTCATCGGTGGCGACCAGTGCACCCGGCGCTGTGACTTCTGTCAGATCGACACGGGCAAGCCCGAGGCCCTGGACCGGGACGAGCCGCGCCGCGTCGGCGAGTCGGTCGTCACGATGGACCTGAACTACGCCACCATCACCGGCGTCGCGCGCGACGACCTGGCCGACGGCGGTGCCTGGCTGTACGCGGAGACCGTGCGCCAGATCCACGAGCAGACGGCGGGCCGCGCGACCGGCCACACCAAGGTCGAGCTGCTGGCCCCCGACTTCAACGCGGTCCCGGAGCTGCTGGAGGAGGTCTTCGCCTCCCGCCCCGAGGTGTTCGCGCACAACGTCGAGACGGTGCCGCGGATCTTCAAGCGGATCCGCCCCGGCTTCCGCTACGAGCGCTCGCTCGACGTGATCCGGCAGGCCCGCGCCTACGGCCTGGTCACCAAGTCGAACCTGATCCTGGGCATGGGCGAGGAGCGCGAGGAGGTCTCGCAGGCCCTGAAGGAGCTGCACGAGGCCGGCTGCGAGCTCATCACCATCACCCAGTACCTGCGCCCCTCGCCGCGGCACCACCCCGTCGAGCGCTGGGTGAAGCCGGCCGAGTTCGTGGAGCTGGCGCAGGAGGCCGAGGAGATCGGCTTCTCCGGTGTGATGTCGGGCCCGCTGGTCCGGTCCTCGTACCGTGCGGGCCGCCTCTACCAGCAGGCGATGGAGAAGCGCAGCCAGGTCTGA
- a CDS encoding TIGR01777 family oxidoreductase, with product MRIAITGSTGLIGQALVRSLRTDGHDVVRFVRRTPAAPDEAAWDPRRGYVDPAGLAGCGAVVHLAGAGVGEHRWTAAYKKEIRDSRVAGTAAMARAIAALDAPPAVFVCGSAIGYYGDTGDRAVDEHAPAGRGFLPEVCIEWEAAAAPAQEAGVRTVFARTGLVVAAEGGAWGKLFPIFRAGIGGRLGNGRQYWSFISGYDEIAALRHAIDTPELSGPVNLTAPEPLTNREITTAMGRVLHRPTPFPVPAPALRLVLGEFAGDVLGSQRVRPGRLLETGFTFRHPGIDEAIRAALAR from the coding sequence ATGCGTATCGCCATCACCGGCTCCACCGGCCTCATCGGCCAGGCCCTCGTACGGTCCCTGCGCACAGACGGCCACGATGTCGTCCGCTTCGTGCGCCGCACGCCCGCCGCGCCCGACGAAGCGGCCTGGGACCCGCGGCGCGGGTACGTCGACCCCGCCGGACTCGCCGGCTGCGGGGCCGTCGTGCACCTCGCCGGGGCCGGGGTCGGCGAACACCGGTGGACCGCCGCGTACAAGAAGGAGATCCGGGACAGCCGGGTGGCGGGGACCGCGGCGATGGCCCGGGCCATCGCCGCGCTCGACGCGCCGCCCGCCGTCTTCGTCTGCGGCTCCGCCATCGGCTACTACGGCGACACCGGCGACCGCGCCGTCGACGAGCACGCCCCGGCGGGCCGGGGCTTCCTGCCCGAGGTCTGCATCGAGTGGGAAGCGGCCGCCGCCCCCGCCCAGGAGGCCGGCGTACGGACGGTCTTCGCCCGGACCGGACTGGTCGTCGCCGCCGAGGGCGGCGCCTGGGGCAAGCTGTTCCCGATCTTCCGGGCCGGGATCGGCGGCCGGCTCGGCAACGGGCGCCAGTACTGGTCCTTCATCTCCGGGTACGACGAGATCGCCGCCCTGCGGCACGCCATCGACACCCCCGAGCTGTCCGGCCCCGTCAACCTGACCGCCCCCGAGCCGCTGACCAACCGTGAGATCACCACCGCGATGGGCCGCGTACTGCACCGGCCGACGCCGTTCCCCGTACCGGCGCCCGCCCTGCGCCTGGTGCTGGGGGAGTTCGCCGGGGACGTGCTCGGCAGTCAGCGGGTGCGGCCCGGACGGCTGTTGGAGACGGGGTTCACGTTCCGCCACCCGGGCATCGACGAAGCGATCCGCGCCGCGCTCGCCCGATAG
- a CDS encoding winged helix-turn-helix domain-containing protein: MSHTRSLTSAASTATAATAPFAYPPSPRHRLRAVDRDEVARVVDLLPPGATWLPAPQHTLPTLPGQPPMVGYLVLVPADQQPPIAFAPQSVPAPAAPRTAPATTGDELVRIDAAQRTAEVDGRVLDLTYLEFELLAHLVAHPHRVHSRDQLVTTVWGYGHVGDGRTVDVHVARLRRKLGAAHRGAIQTVRRVGYKYAP; the protein is encoded by the coding sequence ATGTCTCACACCCGTTCCCTGACGTCCGCCGCCTCCACCGCGACCGCTGCGACCGCGCCCTTCGCCTATCCGCCCAGTCCGCGCCACCGGCTGCGCGCCGTGGACCGCGACGAGGTCGCCCGCGTGGTCGACCTCCTGCCGCCCGGCGCCACCTGGCTGCCCGCGCCGCAGCACACCCTGCCGACGCTGCCGGGCCAGCCGCCGATGGTCGGCTACCTGGTCCTCGTACCGGCGGACCAGCAGCCGCCGATCGCCTTCGCCCCCCAGTCCGTTCCCGCCCCGGCCGCGCCCCGGACCGCCCCGGCCACCACCGGGGACGAGCTCGTCCGCATCGACGCGGCGCAGCGCACCGCCGAGGTCGACGGCCGGGTACTCGACCTGACGTACCTGGAGTTCGAGCTGCTGGCCCACCTGGTGGCGCACCCGCACCGGGTGCACAGCCGGGACCAGCTGGTCACCACGGTCTGGGGCTACGGCCACGTCGGCGACGGCCGGACCGTGGACGTCCACGTCGCCCGCCTGCGCCGCAAGCTGGGCGCGGCGCACCGCGGTGCGATCCAGACGGTGCGCCGGGTGGGCTACAAGTACGCGCCCTGA
- a CDS encoding ArsC/Spx/MgsR family protein, whose protein sequence is MEIWINPACSKCRSALTLLDAEGAEYTVRRYLEDVPSEDEIREVLGRLGLEPWDITRTSDPLAKETGVRDLPREETDEARGRWIAHLAAHPKLIQRPIITAEDGTAVIARSEEAVREAMAR, encoded by the coding sequence ATGGAGATCTGGATCAATCCCGCCTGTTCGAAGTGCCGCAGCGCGCTGACCCTGCTGGACGCGGAGGGCGCCGAGTACACGGTGCGCCGCTACCTGGAGGACGTGCCGTCCGAGGACGAGATCCGCGAGGTCCTGGGCCGGCTCGGCCTGGAGCCGTGGGACATCACGCGCACCTCGGATCCGCTCGCGAAGGAGACCGGCGTACGGGACCTGCCGCGCGAGGAGACGGACGAGGCCCGGGGCCGCTGGATCGCCCACCTGGCGGCGCACCCGAAGCTCATCCAGCGCCCGATCATCACGGCGGAGGACGGCACGGCCGTCATCGCCCGCTCGGAGGAAGCGGTCCGCGAGGCCATGGCCCGCTAG
- the glnII gene encoding glutamine synthetase codes for MSYKAEYIWIDGTEPTAKLRSKTKILADGDALPIWGFDGSSTNQAEGHASDRVLQPVFSCPDPIRGGDNLLVLCEVMNIDMTPHESNTRALLRPIAEQFADQAPIFGIEQEYTFFDGIRPLGFPVGGFPAAQGGYYCGVGSDEIFGREIVEKHLDHCLAAGLSISGINAEVMPGQWEFQVGPVGPLEVSDQLWIARWLLYRTAEDFNVSATLNPKPVKGDWNGAGAHTNFSTKAMREDYRAIITACESLGEGSKPLDHVKNYGAGIDERLTGLHETAPWNEFSYGVSDRGASVRIPWQVEKDGKGYIEDRRPNANVDPYVVTRLITDTCCTSLQKEGLV; via the coding sequence GTGAGCTACAAGGCTGAGTACATCTGGATCGACGGCACCGAGCCGACGGCGAAGCTGCGCTCCAAGACGAAGATCCTGGCCGACGGCGACGCGCTGCCGATCTGGGGCTTCGACGGATCGAGCACCAACCAGGCCGAGGGCCACGCCTCCGACCGCGTGCTGCAGCCGGTGTTCTCCTGCCCGGACCCGATCCGCGGCGGCGACAACCTCCTCGTGCTCTGCGAGGTCATGAACATCGACATGACCCCGCACGAGTCGAACACCCGCGCGCTGCTGCGTCCGATCGCCGAGCAGTTCGCGGACCAGGCGCCGATCTTCGGCATCGAGCAGGAGTACACCTTCTTCGACGGCATCCGGCCGCTCGGCTTCCCGGTGGGCGGCTTCCCGGCCGCGCAGGGCGGCTACTACTGCGGTGTCGGCTCGGACGAGATCTTCGGCCGCGAGATCGTCGAGAAGCACCTGGACCACTGCCTCGCGGCGGGCCTGAGCATCTCCGGCATCAACGCCGAGGTCATGCCCGGCCAGTGGGAGTTCCAGGTCGGCCCCGTGGGCCCGCTGGAGGTCTCCGACCAGCTGTGGATCGCGCGCTGGCTGCTCTACCGCACCGCCGAGGACTTCAACGTCTCCGCGACGCTGAACCCGAAGCCGGTGAAGGGCGACTGGAACGGCGCGGGCGCGCACACCAACTTCTCCACGAAGGCGATGCGCGAGGACTACCGCGCCATCATCACCGCGTGCGAGTCGCTGGGCGAGGGCTCGAAGCCGCTGGACCACGTCAAGAACTACGGCGCCGGCATCGACGAGCGCCTGACGGGCCTGCACGAGACCGCCCCGTGGAACGAGTTCAGCTACGGCGTCTCCGACCGCGGCGCCTCGGTCCGCATCCCGTGGCAGGTGGAGAAGGACGGCAAGGGCTACATCGAGGACCGCCGCCCGAACGCGAACGTGGACCCGTACGTGGTGACCCGCCTGATCACGGACACCTGCTGCACGAGCCTGCAGAAGGAGGGCCTGGTCTAG
- a CDS encoding regulator, with the protein MTERPAQRVPNRQLAALIAEAGFSNAGLARRVDQLGLEHGLDLRYDKTSVTRWLRGQQPRGTTPALIAEVFTRRLGRRLSAQDLGLDACAPVYAGLEFAATPEEAVDIASGLWRKDSGSHAELRKIAFTPAGLVVPSRDWLIGRADERVGRGADPAAAAAAAAAAARVPVQGRSSVPRQRQIDRGPGQRVTSGDIAALRSVGELFRTLDQTYGGGHARQALVRYLEHEAEPMLRGTYGETTGRRLFSAAADLTRLAGWTSYDIAAHGLAQRYFVQALRLAQAAGDRPYGSYVLVTMSRQAVYLGHGREAVQLARVAQQGVGSGPPPVVQALLHSAEARGHAVLGEVRAATASLVRAERALGAARPGDDVPHWARLFDEAQLADEFGHCHRDLQQYRASAQHAERSLQLRAPGFARSRLFCRVVLATARLGLGELDQACTLGAEAAQQAMEMRSVRAVEYVRDFERRLEPYRDASAVRTYRDRVAALS; encoded by the coding sequence ATGACGGAACGACCTGCCCAGCGCGTCCCCAACCGGCAGCTCGCGGCGCTGATCGCGGAAGCCGGGTTCTCCAACGCCGGTCTCGCCCGCCGCGTCGACCAGCTCGGCCTGGAGCACGGTCTCGATCTGCGGTACGACAAGACCTCGGTCACCCGGTGGCTGCGCGGGCAGCAGCCGCGCGGGACCACCCCGGCGCTGATCGCCGAGGTCTTCACCCGGCGCCTGGGCCGCCGGCTCTCCGCACAGGACCTGGGCCTGGACGCCTGCGCGCCCGTCTACGCCGGTCTGGAGTTCGCGGCCACCCCGGAGGAGGCCGTGGACATCGCCAGCGGGCTCTGGCGCAAGGACTCCGGCTCCCACGCCGAGCTGCGGAAGATCGCGTTCACCCCGGCCGGGCTGGTCGTGCCCAGCCGGGACTGGCTCATCGGGCGGGCCGACGAGCGCGTGGGCCGCGGCGCGGATCCGGCGGCCGCGGCCGCGGCCGCCGCAGCGGCGGCCCGCGTCCCGGTGCAGGGGCGCAGCTCGGTGCCCCGGCAGCGGCAGATCGACCGGGGCCCCGGCCAGCGGGTGACCAGCGGGGACATCGCGGCGCTGCGGTCGGTGGGCGAGCTGTTCCGGACCCTGGACCAGACCTACGGCGGCGGGCACGCCCGGCAGGCCCTGGTGCGCTACCTCGAGCACGAGGCCGAGCCCATGCTCCGCGGCACCTACGGGGAGACCACCGGGCGGCGGCTGTTCTCGGCCGCCGCCGACCTGACCCGGCTCGCGGGCTGGACCTCGTACGACATCGCCGCGCACGGGCTCGCCCAGCGGTACTTCGTGCAGGCGCTGCGCCTCGCGCAGGCCGCCGGGGACCGGCCGTACGGCTCGTACGTGCTGGTGACCATGAGCCGGCAGGCCGTCTACCTCGGCCACGGCCGGGAGGCCGTGCAGCTGGCCCGCGTCGCGCAGCAGGGCGTCGGCTCCGGGCCGCCGCCGGTGGTGCAGGCGCTCCTGCACTCGGCGGAGGCCCGCGGGCACGCGGTGCTCGGCGAGGTCCGGGCGGCGACGGCCTCGCTGGTGCGGGCCGAGCGGGCGCTGGGCGCGGCCCGGCCGGGGGACGACGTGCCGCACTGGGCGCGGCTGTTCGACGAGGCGCAGCTGGCGGACGAGTTCGGGCACTGCCACCGGGACCTCCAGCAGTACCGGGCCTCGGCCCAGCACGCGGAGCGGTCCCTGCAGTTGCGGGCGCCCGGGTTCGCGCGCTCGAGGCTGTTCTGCCGGGTGGTGCTGGCCACGGCGCGGCTGGGGCTGGGCGAGCTGGACCAGGCGTGCACGCTGGGTGCGGAGGCGGCGCAGCAGGCGATGGAGATGCGGTCGGTGCGCGCGGTGGAGTACGTACGGGACTTCGAGCGCCGGCTGGAGCCGTACCGGGACGCCTCGGCGGTGCGGACGTACCGGGACCGGGTGGCGGCGCTGTCGTGA
- the pdxR gene encoding MocR-like pyridoxine biosynthesis transcription factor PdxR, which yields MTSDHTATATTASGTDTAAAATGDGTDTGTTTARPGASTATGTGSGPDVGTGAGADLHLELSSRGARRTALAQALRDAVRSGRLVGGTRLPPYRALAADLGLARNAVADAYAELVAEGWFTARQGSGTRVAEGAATAAAPAAPAPAAPEGPRHDLLQGKPDPASFPRGAWSASARRALAEAPTEAFGPGDPQGRPELRRALAAYLSRARGVRTGPENIVVCSGFANGLRLLASLRPREWAVEEYGLPFHRGILEAAGVRPHPVPVDEDGARPDEVPARARTLLLTPAHQFPTGAALLPARRAAAVEWARTTGGLIVEDDYDGEFRYDRKAVGAVQGLDPEHVVYAGSLSKSLSPAIRLGWLVLPDHLVDRVLAAKGLRESWASALDQLALADFIACGAYDRHIRRMRHRYRGRRDQLVSVLASRAPELRVTGISAGLHAVLELPPGREAAALRAARAAGLALDGLSEYRHPAAAGAGREGLVVGYAAPPEAAFGRAVEALAEAMGHAGAAGG from the coding sequence ATGACGTCCGACCACACGGCCACCGCCACCACCGCATCCGGCACGGACACCGCCGCTGCCGCCACCGGCGACGGCACGGACACCGGCACCACCACCGCCAGACCTGGCGCCAGCACGGCTACGGGCACCGGCTCAGGCCCGGACGTCGGCACCGGCGCCGGCGCCGATCTGCATCTTGAGTTGTCCTCGCGCGGCGCCCGGCGTACCGCCCTCGCCCAGGCACTCCGCGACGCCGTGCGCAGCGGGCGGCTCGTCGGCGGGACCCGGCTGCCGCCCTACCGGGCGCTGGCCGCCGACCTCGGGCTGGCCCGCAACGCCGTTGCCGACGCCTACGCCGAGCTCGTCGCCGAGGGCTGGTTCACCGCCCGGCAGGGCTCCGGCACCCGGGTCGCCGAGGGCGCGGCCACCGCCGCCGCGCCGGCCGCCCCGGCCCCGGCCGCCCCCGAGGGTCCCCGCCACGACCTGCTCCAGGGCAAGCCCGACCCCGCCTCCTTCCCGCGGGGCGCCTGGTCCGCGAGTGCCCGGCGGGCCCTGGCCGAGGCCCCCACCGAGGCCTTCGGGCCCGGCGACCCCCAGGGCCGCCCGGAGCTGCGGCGGGCGCTGGCCGCGTACCTGTCCCGGGCGCGTGGTGTGCGTACAGGCCCGGAGAACATCGTCGTCTGCTCCGGCTTCGCGAACGGCCTGCGGCTCCTCGCGTCGCTGAGGCCCCGCGAGTGGGCCGTGGAGGAGTACGGACTCCCCTTCCACCGCGGCATCCTCGAAGCCGCCGGGGTCCGCCCGCACCCCGTCCCCGTCGACGAGGACGGCGCCCGCCCGGACGAGGTCCCGGCCCGGGCGCGCACCCTGCTGCTGACCCCGGCGCACCAGTTCCCGACCGGCGCCGCGCTGCTTCCGGCGCGGCGGGCGGCCGCCGTGGAGTGGGCCCGTACGACGGGCGGGCTGATCGTGGAGGACGACTACGACGGGGAGTTCCGCTACGACCGCAAGGCGGTCGGCGCCGTACAGGGCCTGGACCCCGAACACGTCGTCTACGCGGGCTCGCTGAGCAAGTCCCTCTCCCCCGCCATCCGCCTGGGCTGGCTGGTGTTGCCGGACCACCTGGTCGACCGCGTCCTGGCGGCGAAGGGCCTGCGGGAGTCCTGGGCGAGCGCCCTGGACCAGCTGGCACTGGCCGATTTCATCGCGTGCGGTGCCTACGACCGCCACATCCGCCGCATGCGACACCGCTACCGCGGCCGTCGCGACCAGCTGGTCTCCGTGCTGGCTTCCCGCGCCCCGGAGTTGCGGGTGACGGGCATCTCGGCGGGGCTGCACGCGGTCCTGGAACTCCCGCCGGGGAGGGAAGCGGCGGCGCTGCGGGCGGCCCGTGCGGCGGGCCTGGCGCTGGACGGCTTGTCGGAATACCGGCACCCGGCCGCGGCCGGGGCGGGCAGGGAGGGACTGGTGGTGGGGTACGCGGCACCACCGGAGGCGGCGTTCGGCCGAGCGGTGGAAGCACTGGCGGAAGCGATGGGGCACGCAGGCGCGGCGGGGGGCTAG